Genomic window (Patescibacteria group bacterium):
TGCATGCCTTATCCACGCCGCCAGCGTTCATCCTGAGCTAGGATCAAACTCTTGTAATTAATTCAAAATGGCTTGCGCCATTTTGAACCGAACGGAACAAAACAAAAAATGCTTTGTCCTCTCTTTACTTGTCCCTTTTTGTGCTTTTCAAAAAGGTAAATCCTATATACTTACTGTTTTTAATAAAACAGGAAAAACTTGAATCATTGTCAAAAGAATATACTTTGACTTGCACATATTTGCACCGCTTCCGAAGAAGCAATGCATCTACGTTCTTTACTTCAATTTGATTTTCAAATAACAACGCCCTTTTAGAGGCGTAGGGACTATTATACATAGGCCTTATAAGGAGTCAAGCAAAAAGGGGCTATTCGCCCCTTTCTTTTGCACCAGGCCATAATTAATCGAATTATTGGCTTTTCCCAATAAAAAAAGAACCCTCTCCGCACGAGGCGCGGAGAGGGTTGTGAGACTACGGCTTGCGGGGATTAAGCCGCTACCGCTTCGGTCGAGGCGGTCTCCTTAGGGGCATCCTTTCCCAGTTGGAGCGGCATGAACTCATTGCCGGTGACATCAAGGGTGAGCCGCTTACTGCGCTTACCGCTATTGATGTGATTGACGAGGATTTGGAACAGGATCTGTCCGGATGCCCCGCCCGAGCTGGCGAGCTGAATCACTTGAGGGTCGGACATGATCGGGAACTTCGAGAGCTTGACCCGGAGGTCTTTCTCGACGAAGAGACGGCTACCGCGCCAGAAGTCCTTGTGGTGAGTGAGAACATCGGCGAGGGTGACGAGAAACGTCGTCTTCAAGAACGTGGCTCCGTCGGCGAAAGTGATCCGGCGCACGCCGTAGCACTCGTCGATGAGCTCGAAGAACGTCTTTACGTTGTCCCGCATCGTCGTGCGGCCGACGACCCCCATGGTCTTGGTGAGAGACGCGGCCAACTCCTCGCACTGATTGCCTCGGCCAGGGCCGAAACGAGAGTGGAGGATGCCTGTCACTTTGCAGAGGGTCAGGGCGGAGATCAGTTCGCTCCTGGCTTGACGCTGATTCCACTGAACGCGATCGACGAGGACGAACCCCTGATCTTTGCACAACTTGATGAACATCTCGATCGCGGGCTGATCAGTCTCGAGGTTGCGAAGGACGAGATTTGTCGAGATCTTCGCTCGCTCCAGATTGAGGTTACGGAAACGCGCCCGCTCCCAGTCAAAGTTGGTGTTGAAGTGGATCGCGGCTCCGAGCCGGAACTTGAGGTCAGGCTTCTGCAGACGAAGCTGCTTGGCAGCAGTGACTCGCTGGAGACCATCAATGATGAAGAGGTCGTCCTGCATATACCAGGCCTCATCGGGCTGATTGGCACTGTGCACACGATGCTTCTCGCCTCGCATGCCGATCTCAATGTCCGGAACACTCGAGGACTCAAGGGCCCTGGCGAGTGCATTGATCTTGGAGCGAGAGAGCACCTCGCGCTGATACTTGTCGGTCCGCAAGACGTCCAGGCCTTCAAGCCCGAGCACTCCTCGCAGGACGAAACGTTCTACGCCACCCGCGTCTGTGAATACGTCGAGGGCGGCGCTTGTCAACTTGAGACTTTCCTTCATGTTCCTATCCTACCTTTCGTTTGTTTGTGGTTTTTGCGTTGGTAAAGGCCAACCCTGTATAAGTATTAGGGAATTGACGCAGTACGACCGCCTTCGTTGTTGAAGAGCAGCTCTTACCTATATAACAAATAACTGGTGTCTTGTCAAGCTACTAGCCCCAGATACGAAAAAAGCACCACTTTCGAGGAGCCTCTCGCAGGCACGGACGGTGCCGAGAGGAGCCGAAATCCTAGCAAGGATTTACGGCGTGCTCTGAGAAATGGTGCTTTTTTCGTATCTGGGGCTATCTGCTTTTCTTCTCCTGCAACTTCTGGAAGGTCACGAGCAACGGCGAACCTAGGAAAATCGATGAATACGTACCTGCCGTGATACCAACAAGCAGCGCCACCACGAAGTGCCGAGTGGCTTCGCTGCCAACAAAATACATGATCACAAGCGAGATGAGCACGGTCATCGAAGTGTTAATCGAGCGCACGAAAGTTTGACTGATACTCTTCCCCACGATGTGCTCAAAAGCCTCGCCAGAAGATCGGTGTTTGAGATTTTCACGCACACGGTCGAACACCACAATGGTGTCGTGGATCGAGAAGCCAAGGATCACGAGCAAAGCGGTGATAAAGAGCGTATCGATCTCAAAGCCTTGGAAGTGGCCGAGGATAGCGAAGGCGCCAGTCGGGATGATGACATCGTGCACAAGCGCGATGATCGCGATGAGGCCGTACTTCCAAGAAGACACCGGCTCAGACACCTGGCGGAACGCGTAGGTGATGAAAAGTACGATTGCGAGGATCACCAAAGCGAGGGAAACGAGTGCCTTGCGAGCGGCCTCCTGGCCAAGGAGTGGGCCGACAGAGTCAAACCGCTTCTCATCAGCGCCGGTCACCTTCCCTGCGGCATCCTTTGAAAGAGCGCTGATAACAGCATCATGCTGCTCCTGAGTGAGGTGCTTGGTACGGATAATAAAACCTTTGTCGCCGGATTCTCGAGCTGAGAAAGCACCGACATCAGTAGCTGCAATCTGTTTCTGCACCATCTCGACTGTTGGTCGCGCGCTCGCATATTCCAATTCGATGAGCGAGCCGCCAGCAAAATCAATCCCGTACTGTAGACCCCACACGGCCACTGAGGCAAGCGAGGCGACTACGAGGAGCGCCGATACTGCATAGAACCATTTTCGGTAAAGTACGACGAACATGTTAGTTTTTGAATCCGTTATTGAATAAGAAGGTCGAGACCTTGCCGTGCGACTTTGGTGCGACTGCCAACAGGAAGGTTCTGGACACCGTGATCGCGGTAAACATGCTGACGAGCACGCCGAGGCCGAAGATGAGGGCGAAGCCCTTCACGAGCGGCGTGCTCGAAAGCCAGAAGAGAATAGCCGCGGTGATGAGGCTCGAGAGATTGCCGTCGCGGATGGAGAACCAAGCGCGGGCGAAACCTTCGAAGATGCCTGAATGAATGTCTCGCCCGCGCTTGAATTCCTCCTTCATGCGCTCGAAGATGAGAATGTTCGCATCCACCGCCATACCCACAGACAAGATGAATCCGGCCAACCCAGCAGAAGTGAGCACTACCGGAATCGCCTGAAACAACAGCAACATGATCACCACGTAGATCGCCAACGACACCGAAGCGAGCAGGCCTGGCAATCGGTACCAAAGGATCAGGAACAAAGCAATGAAAGCAAAGGCCCAAATACCCGACTGTACGCTCGCGTGAAGCGCTGAAGCACCAAGCGAAGCACCGATCTTCTGCGTACCCTCGAGAGTGATCGGTACTGGCAACGCGCCGTAATTCAAATCGCGCACAATAGACTGCGCTTCTTTCGATGTCATACTCCCACCGGAAATCTGCGCTTTGCCGCCGGAGATCTCTTCTCGCACCACAGGACTCGAAATAACGGTGCCATCGAGGAAGATCGCGATGCGCTTGCCGACATTTTCCTTGGTGATCTTTGCAAAGAGCTCGCTGCCCTCAGTATTAAACTGTACACTCACCTGTGGCTCGCCGGTACGCTGATCAAATTCAAGCTCAGCCCGATCCAATAGACGTCCAGTGAGACCGGTACTGATGAAAGGCTCACCCTTGCTTGCTGGAGCGGTCGAAATATCGATCGGCTTACCATCTGGTCCAAGCGCCTGTATCTGAGCCTGCAAATCAGTGAGTGCCGCTTCATTGACCAACTTAAACTCCAAGACAGGAGTCTTCCCAATGAGGGCCACGGCCTTGTTCACATCGGTGACACCAGGAAGCTCCACGATCAGCTTGTGTCCACCACCGCCCACTACCCCACCTTCCTCTACCTGCACCACAGGCTCCGACACGCCGAACAAATTCACGCGGCGCTCGATCACATCTCGCAACGAAGACATGCTTGCCTGCACATCGCCATCAGCGATGTCCGACGTATCGGCCTTGTACACCAAGTGTGTACCGCCACTGAGGTCCAAGCCAAGCTTAAATGCAAAGTCGCTCTTTTTTACCTCTGATGAATAAATGAAATATCCGCCCAAAATGCTCAGAGCCAGCAAAATGACGGCGATCGATCGGTGTTTTGTCATACGGCGCATTATATGCCAAAGCAGGCCAAAAGCAACTTACCGGCCACTGCGGGAGGCAAAAATCTTGAGTGTCTTCAGAGCAATCTGTATATCAAGCCACAATGAGCGGTGTTTGATGTAATAGAGGTCATACGACAATTTGTTCGCGGTTTCATTGGTGTCCACGGCGCCCTTTGGCGGGTTTTTGTGATACATCTGGGCCCAGCCGGAAAGACCTGGTTTGATCAGGTGACGGACACGATAGTACGGAATCTCTTTTTCATACAACACGACATATGGAGGCAGCTCCGGTCGAGGGCCGATCATCGACATATCGCCCATGAGCACATTCCAGAGCTGTGGGAGCTCGTCGATGCGGGTGCGACGAAGGAAGGAACCGATGCGAGTGAGATGATTGTCTTTCTGTCGCCCCTCATCCCCACCATCGTCCCCAGTCATCGTGCGGAATTTGTGAATCTTGATCATTTTACCACCCTGACCAATGCGACCTTGGGTAATGAAAAGTGGACCATGATCATCGAGTAAGACCGCAAGATACACGAATGGGTATAACACGAGAGAGACGAGACCGAGTATCAGTGACATCACTACATCCATCAAGCGCTTTACGGCATCATACCCAGCCTTTCTCATCGAGGCATACTGTACAAACCACTCATGTGTGAGCGAAGACACTGGGATCCGGTCAAACACATCTTCATATACCGAACTAATATCGATACACGACACGCCGGTAAATACCGACTCATATACACGTGGCAAAATACCTTCGGCGAGCGGATGCGCCATCTCCAAAACAATCACCTTCCCTCCCGCAACATACGGCGCAAGGCGATCTTCAAGAGTACGCGGATTCACGCCGTTCAGGTCAATCATTTCGGTAAATACGATACCGTAACGAGGGTTGCCGTTCACTTCTTGATACAACTCATGCGCATCTTTGCTGCTCGCCACCAATACTGCCTCACGTCGCTTCTTGGTTTGGAAAAAACCGTAGCCATATACCCGCCACAAAAGCAGCAGGGCGAGCGAGATACCGAGGTAAATAAATAGATTCGTTTTTGGCGTAATCCCGAAGTACGGAATGAAATAGAAAAATAGCACACTGATGATACTGTTCACAATCTGTGTATTGAGAATGATCAGAGGCGCCGAACGACGAATATTGATGGTCTGTTTTTCATACATCCCACCGATATAGAAGACGGCAAGCCAGACAATCATTAAGAGGCCAAATGCCTGGGCGTGAGGGATCCAGACAATAGCATCCGGTATACCCTGATACCGGATTGCTAAAGCAAGTGCCAAAGACACGAAAAGGACGACAATATCGCCCAGAAAGAGCAAAATACGCCCTATTTTTGATGAAATTCGCATAGGGGCATCATACCCCAAAACGGGCAAAAAATGAAGATTTAGGGTAAAATAGAGGCATATGTCGGAAACAGCCCAAAAACGGCTCAAAATCTTGTTTTTGATCACCAAGTCGAGTTGGGGTGGCGCTCAGCGGTACGTCTTCGACCTAGCCAGCCACTACTCAACCAAGTATGACGTGTTGGTCGGTTTGGGTGGCAACGGCCCCCTCAAAACAGCACTCGAAGCACGAAGTGTGCGGACAATCAGCCTCCCCTTCCTGCAACGCGATATCAGCCTGGTAAAAGAAGTGCGAACTTTTTTTGACCTCGTAAAAATGATCCGTCTGGAGAAGCCAGATGTTGTGCATTTAAATAGTTCGAAAATCGGCGGCCTTGGGGCGCTCGCTTGTCGTGTTGCTGGCGTGAAAAAGATCATTTTCACTGCTCATGGCTGGGCCTTCAACGAAGAACGACCTCGACTAAGCCGTACCGCCATCCTCTTTCTCCATTGGGTGACCGTACTCCTCTGCACAAAGACGATCGCCGTATCACAGAAAACAGCTGACGATATCTCGTACCTCCCTCTCATCGCCGGCCGTGTCGAAGTGATCCATAACGGCCTCAGCCCAATCGTCCGATACAGCAAGACCGAAGCACGGCGACTGCTCTGTGAGCGGTTTCCCAGCCTAAAGACTGCGAGCGAACGGCTGCACGAAGTGGCAACCGAGCGAAGTCGTGACAAGACGATTTGGATCGGGACCATTTCTGAGCTCCACCCAAACAAGGGACTCACGCATCTGCTGCACACTGTCGCACAGCTGAAAAATCATGTTGGAATTCCCCACTTTGTCGTGGTGATTATCGGTGAGGGCGGGCAGCGCGACGCGCTCGAGGCGATTATCAAAAATAGCGGACTCGAACGCGTCGCGCTGCTCCTCGGCAACATCCCAAATGCGGCAGAATATCTCAGTGCCCTCGATATTTTTACCCTCACCTCAACAACCGAGGCCTTGCCATACGTCCTCCTTGAGGCGGGCGACGCACACCTACCAGTGATCGCCTCGAAAGTCGGTGGTATTTCCGAGATCATCGACCAGCTAGAGACCGGCATCCTCGTCCGGTCTGGCAACAAAAAAGAATTATCCGAGGCCATTTCTATTCTTCTCGCCGACACGGCAAAGCGAAATGCGCTCGGCAAAGCCCTACAACAAAAGATTGCTGAAGATTTCTCTGTCCAGCGAATGATTGAAAAAACTGAAAAAATCTACCTCTCCTAGACAGACCTAGATGAGAGGTCACGACTAGATCCCTAAAAATTCGTTTTTCATCAGCTCTTTGTGGGCAGCACGACGATAGCGACGCATCCCCATTAAGATACCGAGACCAGCAAACTCCGTGAGCAAATGCGAACCACCATAGCTCATAAAAGGTGCCACTAGACCCGTCACTGGCAAAATACCCATATTCATTCCCACATTGATCAGCAGGTGTGCCATGATATAGATCGCCAAGCCTGTTCCGTACAAGATCTCGAAATTCGACACGCCATGCATAGCATTCAGTAGAATGCGCCAAATCACCACGCCAAACAGGAAGAACAGGATGAGAACCCCGACAAACCCCCACTCCTCCGCAAAGGCCGCAAAGATGAAGTCTGTTTGATGTTCCGGCAAGAAGTGCAGGCGAGATTGCGTGCCATATCCCACCCCCTTACCCAACAAACCTCCAGACCCAATGG
Coding sequences:
- the secF gene encoding protein translocase subunit SecF, which produces MFVVLYRKWFYAVSALLVVASLASVAVWGLQYGIDFAGGSLIELEYASARPTVEMVQKQIAATDVGAFSARESGDKGFIIRTKHLTQEQHDAVISALSKDAAGKVTGADEKRFDSVGPLLGQEAARKALVSLALVILAIVLFITYAFRQVSEPVSSWKYGLIAIIALVHDVIIPTGAFAILGHFQGFEIDTLFITALLVILGFSIHDTIVVFDRVRENLKHRSSGEAFEHIVGKSISQTFVRSINTSMTVLISLVIMYFVGSEATRHFVVALLVGITAGTYSSIFLGSPLLVTFQKLQEKKSR
- the secD gene encoding protein translocase subunit SecD produces the protein MTKHRSIAVILLALSILGGYFIYSSEVKKSDFAFKLGLDLSGGTHLVYKADTSDIADGDVQASMSSLRDVIERRVNLFGVSEPVVQVEEGGVVGGGGHKLIVELPGVTDVNKAVALIGKTPVLEFKLVNEAALTDLQAQIQALGPDGKPIDISTAPASKGEPFISTGLTGRLLDRAELEFDQRTGEPQVSVQFNTEGSELFAKITKENVGKRIAIFLDGTVISSPVVREEISGGKAQISGGSMTSKEAQSIVRDLNYGALPVPITLEGTQKIGASLGASALHASVQSGIWAFAFIALFLILWYRLPGLLASVSLAIYVVIMLLLFQAIPVVLTSAGLAGFILSVGMAVDANILIFERMKEEFKRGRDIHSGIFEGFARAWFSIRDGNLSSLITAAILFWLSSTPLVKGFALIFGLGVLVSMFTAITVSRTFLLAVAPKSHGKVSTFLFNNGFKN
- a CDS encoding exopolysaccharide biosynthesis polyprenyl glycosylphosphotransferase, with protein sequence MRISSKIGRILLFLGDIVVLFVSLALALAIRYQGIPDAIVWIPHAQAFGLLMIVWLAVFYIGGMYEKQTINIRRSAPLIILNTQIVNSIISVLFFYFIPYFGITPKTNLFIYLGISLALLLLWRVYGYGFFQTKKRREAVLVASSKDAHELYQEVNGNPRYGIVFTEMIDLNGVNPRTLEDRLAPYVAGGKVIVLEMAHPLAEGILPRVYESVFTGVSCIDISSVYEDVFDRIPVSSLTHEWFVQYASMRKAGYDAVKRLMDVVMSLILGLVSLVLYPFVYLAVLLDDHGPLFITQGRIGQGGKMIKIHKFRTMTGDDGGDEGRQKDNHLTRIGSFLRRTRIDELPQLWNVLMGDMSMIGPRPELPPYVVLYEKEIPYYRVRHLIKPGLSGWAQMYHKNPPKGAVDTNETANKLSYDLYYIKHRSLWLDIQIALKTLKIFASRSGR
- a CDS encoding glycosyltransferase, with protein sequence MSETAQKRLKILFLITKSSWGGAQRYVFDLASHYSTKYDVLVGLGGNGPLKTALEARSVRTISLPFLQRDISLVKEVRTFFDLVKMIRLEKPDVVHLNSSKIGGLGALACRVAGVKKIIFTAHGWAFNEERPRLSRTAILFLHWVTVLLCTKTIAVSQKTADDISYLPLIAGRVEVIHNGLSPIVRYSKTEARRLLCERFPSLKTASERLHEVATERSRDKTIWIGTISELHPNKGLTHLLHTVAQLKNHVGIPHFVVVIIGEGGQRDALEAIIKNSGLERVALLLGNIPNAAEYLSALDIFTLTSTTEALPYVLLEAGDAHLPVIASKVGGISEIIDQLETGILVRSGNKKELSEAISILLADTAKRNALGKALQQKIAEDFSVQRMIEKTEKIYLS